A window from bacterium encodes these proteins:
- a CDS encoding T9SS type A sorting domain-containing protein: MKPATAFKVFLLPILFSHTLFAQPSRVERHSFFSNALGLSKNYYVYLPEGYDTDTERYPVAYFLRGHEFELFDPAAPGRIGGRNLRHVADDLIAAGQIGKVIIVCPSTASEDYDNTVHSCGVNMLKPTLRAAEGIGTGRFEDYFVQDLIPHIDATWRTIADREHRAIDGFSLGGYNSTMLSLRHPDLFISVGSYDGTIMWYNLDDTRRPGAGPDDPIWFLTEPYFDPVFDNPRNVPYMLLHSASNILRAADASQLEDFREMRFHVSMTPADNVGNHSRNKQMISIFLEKGIRNSFNNPVLAPNAVHDFGFADMHAAVSLVRHWQAFIGHKLNAPLAAELGVVAVGETDTTELVLFNYDVASLAISAWATNSSEFSAITALPVSLAGKYDTLSFKITFSPTAHGVLSDILTITSNDAANPITRLALQGRGLLLGQAEIENVYAANSSATSQLFTMNRANGAATPIATTGVGAIRGLAIHPQTKELYATVPASSTTSLYRLSSEYGEALLLATIPVGQIRGITFRADGALFGISATGRFYEITPSTGAANQIGSTTAGLLYSGLSLNPKTGKLYASHVAQDRIYTIDPNTGAATLVGSTGLGGNNPALAFGPDGTLYAVTSTNNFIRIDTSNATGTVLGPVGVTGMSALAMRTDSATVKVDDRESSVMARAHQLYQNYPNPFNPSTTIRYSLAQTEQVSLRIFNLAGQEIATLIEGKQGAGEHRVQWHAEGAPSGVYFYRLQAGEKVETRKMILMQ, encoded by the coding sequence ATGAAGCCTGCTACCGCTTTTAAAGTTTTCTTGTTGCCGATTCTGTTCAGCCACACGCTGTTCGCGCAACCGAGCCGCGTCGAAAGACATAGTTTCTTTTCCAATGCGCTCGGGTTGAGCAAGAATTACTACGTGTATCTGCCTGAGGGTTATGACACGGACACGGAGCGCTATCCGGTTGCCTATTTTTTGAGAGGGCATGAGTTTGAATTGTTCGATCCGGCAGCGCCTGGGCGAATTGGGGGAAGAAATTTACGGCATGTAGCTGATGACCTAATCGCGGCTGGGCAAATAGGAAAAGTGATTATTGTATGTCCCAGCACCGCGAGCGAAGACTACGACAACACGGTTCATTCTTGCGGTGTAAATATGCTCAAGCCTACTTTGCGTGCTGCCGAGGGCATCGGCACTGGGCGCTTCGAAGATTATTTTGTGCAAGATTTGATTCCTCATATCGACGCCACGTGGCGGACGATTGCCGATCGCGAGCATCGCGCCATCGACGGCTTTTCGCTGGGAGGATACAATTCCACAATGTTGAGCCTTCGGCATCCGGATTTGTTTATCTCCGTCGGTTCGTATGATGGCACCATCATGTGGTATAATCTCGACGATACGCGCCGGCCTGGGGCTGGGCCTGATGATCCCATCTGGTTTCTCACGGAGCCGTATTTCGATCCGGTTTTTGACAACCCGCGCAATGTGCCATATATGCTATTGCATTCCGCTTCGAATATTCTGCGCGCAGCCGACGCCAGTCAGCTCGAAGATTTTAGAGAGATGAGGTTTCATGTATCCATGACACCTGCCGATAACGTGGGCAACCACAGCCGCAACAAGCAAATGATCAGCATCTTCTTGGAAAAAGGCATTCGCAACAGCTTCAACAATCCCGTTCTCGCACCGAATGCGGTGCATGACTTCGGTTTTGCAGACATGCACGCCGCCGTTTCGTTGGTGAGGCATTGGCAGGCGTTCATTGGCCACAAACTCAACGCGCCATTGGCTGCCGAGCTTGGTGTGGTCGCGGTCGGAGAAACGGATACGACCGAGTTGGTATTGTTCAATTATGATGTTGCCTCGCTCGCGATTTCAGCGTGGGCGACGAACAGTTCTGAATTCAGCGCCATTACAGCATTGCCCGTTTCACTTGCAGGAAAATACGATACGCTCAGCTTCAAAATCACATTCTCACCCACCGCTCATGGTGTGTTGAGCGACATCCTGACGATTACGAGCAATGATGCCGCTAATCCAATTACGCGACTTGCTCTGCAGGGACGAGGGTTGCTGCTCGGCCAGGCAGAAATTGAAAATGTTTATGCCGCGAATAGCAGCGCGACAAGCCAGTTGTTCACCATGAATCGCGCAAACGGCGCGGCGACACCAATCGCCACAACGGGTGTCGGCGCAATTCGTGGACTGGCAATTCACCCACAAACAAAGGAGCTTTATGCCACAGTTCCGGCTTCGTCGACAACTAGTTTATATCGTCTGAGTAGCGAATACGGCGAAGCTTTATTGCTGGCAACCATTCCTGTCGGGCAAATTCGCGGCATCACATTTCGAGCCGACGGCGCCCTCTTTGGCATCAGCGCAACCGGAAGATTTTATGAGATCACGCCATCAACCGGCGCGGCAAATCAGATCGGTTCGACTACAGCAGGTCTGTTGTATTCCGGGCTGTCACTGAACCCCAAGACCGGAAAGTTGTACGCATCGCATGTTGCGCAAGATCGCATCTATACGATCGATCCCAACACCGGCGCTGCTACATTGGTCGGTTCAACCGGTCTGGGTGGAAATAATCCAGCGCTCGCCTTCGGTCCGGACGGCACGTTGTACGCCGTCACAAGCACGAACAATTTCATTCGCATTGATACGAGCAATGCGACAGGAACGGTTCTTGGACCCGTTGGCGTCACCGGCATGTCTGCGTTGGCGATGCGAACGGATTCTGCGACCGTGAAGGTTGATGATCGCGAAAGCTCTGTGATGGCACGCGCTCATCAGCTTTATCAAAACTATCCCAACCCCTTCAATCCTTCGACGACGATCCGCTATTCATTAGCGCAAACCGAACAAGTGTCGCTGAGAATTTTTAATCTTGCCGGGCAAGAAATTGCAACACTGATTGAAGGCAAACAGGGCGCGGGCGAGCATCGCGTGCAATGGCATGCAGAAGGCGCACCGAGCGGCGTCTATTTTTATCGCTTGCAGGCGGGCGAGAAGGTAGAAACGCGGAAGATGATTTTGATGCAGTGA
- a CDS encoding SUF system NifU family Fe-S cluster assembly protein — protein MDELRELYQQVILDHNKSPRNFGELAQANHAAEGYNPLCGDRIHLFLIVANGVIQDIRFTGQGCAISKASASIMTSLVKGKSTAEAQELFSKFLQLITSDPTRAVDLSGFDRLAVFAGVREFPLRVKCASLAWHTLMSALADSGAVVTTE, from the coding sequence ATGGACGAGCTTCGCGAACTTTATCAACAAGTCATTCTCGACCACAACAAAAGCCCGCGCAACTTCGGCGAGCTGGCGCAGGCCAATCACGCCGCGGAGGGTTACAATCCCCTATGCGGCGACCGCATCCATCTGTTTCTCATCGTCGCAAACGGTGTCATTCAGGACATCCGCTTCACCGGCCAGGGCTGCGCGATTTCCAAGGCCTCGGCCTCGATCATGACTTCGCTGGTGAAGGGGAAATCCACGGCGGAGGCGCAGGAACTGTTCAGCAAGTTTCTGCAGCTCATCACCAGTGATCCGACTCGCGCCGTCGATCTGTCCGGCTTTGACCGGCTGGCCGTGTTTGCGGGCGTGCGGGAGTTTCCGCTGCGCGTCAAGTGCGCCAGCCTGGCTTGGCACACTCTGATGTCCGCGCTCGCCGACAGCGGCGCGGTGGTCACCACGGAATAA
- a CDS encoding UPF0175 family protein, translated as MRSELQLQLPDEVQAQEAQFWLAVKLYELGRLSLEQAAHLAGYSIPTFMKLLGKQGVAVFDYPAQDLEREMRL; from the coding sequence ATGCGAAGCGAGCTGCAATTGCAATTGCCCGACGAAGTACAAGCGCAAGAAGCACAATTTTGGTTAGCGGTAAAGCTTTATGAATTGGGCCGCCTCTCCTTAGAGCAAGCCGCGCACTTGGCCGGCTATTCAATACCAACGTTCATGAAATTGCTCGGTAAGCAGGGTGTGGCCGTGTTCGATTATCCCGCCCAAGATTTAGAACGCGAGATGAGGCTATGA
- a CDS encoding protein kinase has translation MGVVYKAEDLRLGRFVVLKFLAPHLTRDAHALERFINEAKTASSLDHPNICTIYEIGETEDERVFIAMAYYEGETLAQQVAKGNLQLERAIEIAAQIGNGLACAHEAGITHRDIKPANVMITKRGEVKLLDFGLAKLAGQSHFTKTGATLGTVAYMSPEQAQGLRVDLRTDIWSLGVVLYEMLAGKLPFESEYDQAVLYAIVHVDHVPLAKLRPELPAHLSDVIDKALAKKAEARYQRIEDLLTDLQKPVAKKAPVRNFTKLSKLRKVPSLKRFVWMSGILVLLTVLFFGVQYWLTPQQPRFNSIAVLPLQNLSGDPEQEYFADGMTEALIANLAKIKSLRVISRTSIMTYKNARKPLPEIAKALNVEAVVEGSVALAEGRVRVTAQLIDAVSDRHLWVENYDRNLRDVLALQSEVTEAIVSELRMQLTPQEQQQVTNVRPVDPEAYQHYLKGREYFNNIAFEKGVESFQQAILLDPAFASAYAGLATCYIWSRLAGPGGGPQPKEVYPRAKAATLKALSLDKNLGEAYAALAMVKFLYEWEWDSPDQDFKRALSLEPQSPTILVCYSLYLRIAGSFDEGMSLLQKAIALDPLSPSYSMLLGRTYGLSRRYDESIAKVQPLLEVYPNHWAAIYQMAWNYYFKDMHKEALAYADRGPELTQRIYIYARTGRPEDALKLLDELHERMKHQYYDAFAVALAYTGLGDYNKAFEWLDRAYQERATDLVLLNIEPALDPIRSDPRYAELCRKMGLEE, from the coding sequence ATGGGCGTGGTGTATAAAGCCGAAGACCTGCGCCTCGGCCGCTTCGTCGTGCTCAAATTTCTCGCGCCCCATCTCACCCGCGACGCGCACGCGCTCGAACGCTTCATCAACGAAGCCAAAACCGCCTCGAGCCTCGATCATCCCAACATCTGCACCATCTATGAAATCGGCGAAACCGAAGACGAGCGCGTGTTCATTGCCATGGCGTATTACGAAGGGGAGACGCTGGCGCAGCAAGTGGCAAAGGGCAATTTGCAGTTGGAGCGTGCGATTGAAATCGCTGCGCAGATTGGTAATGGCCTGGCCTGCGCGCATGAGGCGGGCATCACGCATCGCGACATCAAACCCGCGAATGTGATGATCACCAAACGCGGGGAAGTGAAGCTGCTCGACTTCGGATTGGCGAAGCTCGCAGGCCAGTCGCATTTCACCAAAACCGGCGCGACGCTCGGCACGGTCGCATACATGTCGCCCGAACAAGCGCAGGGCCTGCGAGTGGATCTGCGCACGGACATTTGGTCGCTCGGCGTGGTGCTCTATGAAATGCTCGCGGGCAAATTGCCGTTCGAGAGCGAATATGATCAGGCGGTACTGTATGCGATTGTGCATGTCGATCATGTGCCGCTTGCGAAGCTGCGGCCTGAGCTGCCTGCGCACCTTTCGGACGTGATCGACAAAGCGCTCGCGAAAAAGGCAGAGGCGCGCTATCAACGCATTGAAGATTTGCTCACGGATTTGCAGAAGCCAGTTGCGAAGAAAGCGCCAGTCCGCAACTTTACGAAGCTTTCAAAGCTGCGCAAAGTTCCTTCTCTCAAACGCTTCGTATGGATGAGCGGCATACTGGTTCTGCTCACGGTGCTGTTCTTCGGCGTGCAATATTGGCTCACCCCGCAGCAACCGCGCTTCAACTCGATTGCGGTGTTGCCATTGCAGAATCTCTCCGGCGATCCCGAGCAGGAATATTTTGCCGACGGCATGACTGAGGCGTTGATTGCGAATTTGGCAAAGATCAAATCGTTGCGGGTGATCTCACGCACTTCGATCATGACCTACAAAAACGCGCGCAAACCGCTGCCGGAAATTGCGAAAGCGTTGAACGTCGAGGCCGTGGTCGAAGGCTCGGTCGCGCTTGCGGAAGGTCGCGTACGCGTGACGGCACAATTGATCGATGCGGTGAGCGACCGTCATCTGTGGGTGGAGAATTACGACCGCAATCTGCGCGACGTGCTGGCATTGCAAAGCGAGGTGACGGAGGCCATTGTCAGCGAGCTGCGCATGCAGTTGACGCCGCAAGAACAGCAGCAGGTAACGAATGTGCGGCCGGTTGATCCGGAGGCATATCAACATTACTTGAAAGGTCGAGAGTATTTCAACAATATTGCTTTTGAAAAAGGCGTGGAGAGTTTTCAACAAGCGATTCTTCTTGATCCGGCCTTCGCGTCTGCTTATGCCGGCTTGGCAACATGTTATATTTGGTCAAGATTAGCGGGACCAGGTGGCGGCCCTCAGCCGAAAGAAGTTTATCCCAGAGCCAAAGCTGCAACTTTGAAGGCTCTTTCGTTGGATAAAAACTTGGGAGAAGCATACGCTGCGCTCGCGATGGTCAAATTCCTCTATGAGTGGGAGTGGGATAGCCCTGATCAAGATTTCAAGCGCGCGCTTTCCCTCGAACCGCAAAGTCCAACCATACTAGTGTGCTATTCACTCTATTTGAGAATTGCAGGCTCATTTGATGAAGGTATGAGCCTTCTTCAAAAAGCAATCGCACTTGATCCTCTATCACCGTCGTATAGCATGCTTCTGGGAAGAACCTATGGTCTGTCACGCCGTTACGATGAGAGCATTGCAAAGGTGCAACCTCTGCTGGAAGTTTATCCCAATCATTGGGCTGCGATTTATCAAATGGCGTGGAATTATTATTTCAAAGATATGCACAAAGAAGCGCTCGCCTATGCCGATCGAGGGCCGGAACTAACTCAGCGCATCTATATTTACGCGAGAACGGGCCGGCCTGAAGACGCCTTAAAACTTCTCGATGAGTTGCATGAACGGATGAAACACCAATACTATGACGCTTTTGCGGTCGCGCTAGCCTATACCGGATTGGGAGATTACAACAAGGCTTTTGAGTGGTTGGATCGGGCTTATCAGGAACGCGCCACGGATCTAGTGCTTCTAAATATCGAGCCTGCCCTCGATCCGATCCGTTCGGACCCGCGCTATGCGGAGTTGTGCCGGAAGATGGGCTTGGAAGAATGA
- a CDS encoding nucleotidyltransferase domain-containing protein, with protein MNKTTLLNDADRNFIIACARKYDVAMIYLFGSSLHDPAQARDIDLGVKGINPALFFKFYGELMRHLSKPVDVVDLSQKTLFNELVEERGVKIYG; from the coding sequence ATGAATAAAACCACTTTGCTCAATGACGCCGACAGGAACTTCATCATTGCCTGCGCCCGCAAGTATGACGTAGCAATGATCTATCTGTTCGGCTCTTCATTGCATGACCCAGCCCAGGCGCGCGACATTGATTTGGGCGTCAAGGGTATCAACCCGGCATTGTTCTTCAAGTTTTATGGTGAGTTGATGCGTCACCTCTCCAAGCCGGTGGACGTGGTCGATTTGTCGCAGAAAACTTTGTTCAATGAGTTGGTGGAGGAAAGAGGCGTCAAAATTTATGGATGA
- a CDS encoding nucleotidyltransferase domain-containing protein has product MSENIVLNESDRNAILACARKYDVSTIYLFGSSLHDPAKARDIDLGVKGINPAVFFKFYGELMRHLSKPVDLVDLSQKTLFNDLVEETGVKIYG; this is encoded by the coding sequence ATGAGCGAAAATATCGTACTCAATGAATCTGATAGAAATGCTATCTTGGCTTGCGCACGAAAATATGACGTGTCCACGATCTATCTTTTCGGCTCTTCCTTGCACGATCCAGCCAAAGCGCGGGACATTGATTTGGGCGTTAAAGGTATCAACCCCGCAGTGTTTTTCAAATTTTATGGGGAACTGATGCGCCATCTTTCTAAGCCGGTTGATTTGGTCGATCTTTCGCAGAAAACTTTGTTTAATGATCTTGTGGAGGAAACGGGAGTCAAGATTTATGGATAA
- a CDS encoding DUF59 domain-containing protein: protein MNNGNDKARLREEIIKVLETCYDPEIPVNIYQLGLIYSIDINDAHEVDIQMTLTSPMCPVAGSLPPDVENKVKTVEGVKDARVQVVWEPQWHPGMMSEVAKFELGFL from the coding sequence ATGAACAACGGCAACGACAAAGCCCGGCTACGGGAAGAGATCATCAAGGTTCTCGAAACCTGCTACGATCCCGAAATTCCGGTGAATATTTATCAACTGGGTTTGATCTACAGCATCGATATCAATGATGCGCACGAGGTCGATATTCAAATGACGCTGACGTCGCCGATGTGCCCGGTGGCTGGTTCTCTTCCTCCCGATGTAGAAAACAAAGTGAAGACGGTCGAAGGCGTGAAAGACGCGCGGGTGCAAGTCGTGTGGGAGCCACAGTGGCATCCCGGCATGATGAGCGAAGTCGCGAAGTTCGAGCTGGGCTTTCTGTGA